From a region of the Pseudanabaena sp. ABRG5-3 genome:
- a CDS encoding putative toxin-antitoxin system toxin component, PIN family, with the protein MSKIYQIVVDTNVLVSGLRSNLGASYKLLSILNDRRWQVNVSTALLFEYEEILKDASKDLGLTLQEVDLAIAAICNIANFHPIFFLWRPMLKDADDEFLIDLAMKAQADFIITYNQRDLQAVERFGIQVVTPKRFLQIVGEVES; encoded by the coding sequence TTGTCAAAGATTTATCAAATAGTTGTTGATACTAATGTGCTAGTCTCTGGCTTAAGATCGAATCTCGGTGCATCTTACAAATTGCTTTCTATTCTTAACGATCGCCGTTGGCAAGTTAATGTATCTACAGCTTTGCTTTTTGAGTATGAGGAGATCTTAAAAGATGCTAGTAAGGATTTAGGGTTGACTTTGCAAGAGGTGGATTTAGCGATCGCGGCTATTTGTAATATTGCTAATTTCCATCCAATCTTCTTTTTATGGCGACCAATGCTCAAGGATGCAGATGATGAATTTTTAATTGATCTGGCTATGAAAGCACAAGCAGATTTTATCATCACTTACAATCAAAGGGATTTACAAGCAGTTGAAAGATTTGGAATCCAAGTTGTTACGCCTAAACGATTTTTACAGATAGTTGGAGAGGTTGAGTCATGA
- a CDS encoding ATP-dependent Clp protease proteolytic subunit, with product MPIGVPRVPYRYPGDSFTQWISIYERLSMERIIFLSGEVTDGMANSIIARLLYFDSEDQNKDIYMYINSPGGSVSAGLAIFDTMQHIKSDVTTICVGLAASMGSYLLMAGSKGKRYALPNARIMIHQPSGGTRGQASDIEIEAKEIIRIRHKLNEEYAKRTGQPLEKIERDMNRDYYMSSQEALEYGLIDRVLESTP from the coding sequence ATGCCTATCGGTGTTCCTAGAGTTCCCTATCGCTATCCCGGTGACTCCTTTACGCAATGGATCAGCATCTACGAGCGTCTATCGATGGAGCGCATCATCTTTTTGAGTGGAGAAGTTACAGATGGCATGGCAAACTCAATCATTGCCCGTCTGCTCTACTTTGATTCTGAAGATCAAAACAAAGATATCTACATGTATATCAACTCCCCCGGTGGATCAGTTTCCGCAGGGTTGGCGATCTTTGACACCATGCAGCATATCAAGTCAGATGTCACCACCATTTGCGTTGGTCTCGCTGCCTCGATGGGTTCCTACCTGCTGATGGCTGGCTCTAAGGGTAAGCGCTATGCTCTGCCCAATGCGCGAATCATGATCCACCAGCCTTCAGGTGGTACAAGAGGTCAAGCTTCCGATATTGAGATTGAGGCAAAGGAAATTATTCGCATTCGTCATAAGTTGAATGAGGAATATGCTAAGCGCACTGGTCAGCCCCTCGAAAAAATTGAGCGGGACATGAACCGTGACTACTACATGTCTTCACAGGAAGCTCTGGAATATGGGCTGATCGATCGCGTGCTGGAATCAACCCCCTAA
- a CDS encoding ATP-dependent Clp protease proteolytic subunit: MDRPSRSVPQAAQAAYYGDSSYGRTPPPDLPSLLLKERIIYFGLPLVSPDEYKQQLGVDVTELLIAQLLYLQYEDPEKPIFLYINSTGTSWYTGDAIGFETEAFAICDTLNYIKPPVHTICLGQAMGTAAMILASGTKGFRASLPNASIVLHQARRQTRGQASDLQIQAKEVLTNREAMLRILSRTTGKTPEVLTKDMDRMFYMTPEQAKEYGIIDRVLESTKDLPKAVPALV; the protein is encoded by the coding sequence ATGGATCGACCTTCTCGCTCTGTTCCCCAAGCCGCACAAGCCGCCTATTACGGGGATTCGTCATACGGACGCACACCGCCGCCTGACTTACCTTCGCTATTGCTAAAAGAGCGGATTATTTACTTTGGGTTGCCTCTTGTATCACCCGACGAATACAAACAGCAGCTTGGTGTCGATGTTACAGAATTGCTCATCGCCCAACTCCTCTATTTGCAATACGAAGATCCTGAAAAACCGATTTTCCTATATATCAACTCCACGGGGACATCTTGGTACACAGGTGATGCGATCGGCTTTGAAACCGAAGCCTTTGCCATCTGTGACACACTCAACTATATCAAGCCTCCCGTCCATACCATTTGCCTAGGGCAAGCGATGGGAACAGCAGCGATGATCCTCGCCAGTGGCACTAAAGGTTTCCGCGCCAGTTTGCCCAATGCCAGCATTGTCCTGCACCAAGCCCGTCGCCAAACTAGAGGACAAGCCTCTGACCTTCAGATTCAGGCAAAGGAAGTCTTAACTAACCGCGAAGCGATGTTACGCATCCTGTCGCGCACTACTGGTAAAACACCCGAAGTACTGACTAAAGATATGGATCGGATGTTCTACATGACTCCTGAGCAAGCCAAGGAATATGGCATCATCGATCGCGTTCTCGAAAGTACTAAGGACTTACCGAAAGCTGTTCCTGCCCTTGTTTAG
- a CDS encoding cation:proton antiporter — translation MTNSELLLELLLQLTVILSACKLVSFFGKRYLGQTEVVGEMLAGIMLGPSLFGLIAPDLQQWLFPKAPIIADATHLLPNPSMSILYALSQIGLMIYMFLVGLDLNMDLLRNRAKSAGIVSIAGIIVPFVLGAIAAFGLHGKDLFSPNITPWAAALYMGASMSITAFPMLARILQERGLIKTKLGTLVLAAGSLDDAIAWCLLALVLASIKSSINVAIIAIGGTLAYVIFMWFFGQRLLRIFSYWTRRDGEVTIQTLTFVFITMMVCAYYTDFVGVHAIFGAFVLGIVMPRGHFAESVHKHLEYLTTSLLVPIFFVFSGLNTQLGLLNSPHLWAIALLIILIAVLGKGLACTLAAKYSGENWRNSMTVGALMNTRGMMELIILNIGLEQGLITPTLFTIMVIMAIVTTVMCSPLVTFLVDSSQQ, via the coding sequence ATGACAAATTCAGAACTACTGCTTGAGCTATTGTTGCAATTGACCGTAATTTTGTCTGCTTGCAAATTAGTGTCTTTCTTTGGCAAGCGGTATTTAGGACAAACTGAGGTTGTGGGGGAAATGTTGGCGGGAATTATGTTAGGTCCATCGCTGTTTGGATTGATCGCACCAGATCTTCAGCAATGGCTATTTCCAAAGGCTCCAATCATTGCGGATGCAACACATCTCTTACCGAACCCCTCGATGTCAATTTTGTACGCTCTGAGTCAAATCGGGCTAATGATTTACATGTTTTTGGTGGGCTTAGACCTAAACATGGATCTATTACGCAATCGAGCGAAAAGTGCAGGTATCGTTTCGATCGCAGGAATTATTGTGCCTTTTGTATTGGGGGCGATCGCTGCCTTTGGTTTGCATGGCAAGGATTTATTTAGTCCCAACATTACGCCTTGGGCAGCCGCTTTATATATGGGCGCATCCATGTCGATTACCGCCTTTCCGATGTTAGCGAGAATTTTGCAAGAACGAGGGTTGATCAAGACTAAACTCGGTACGCTGGTGTTAGCCGCAGGTTCCCTTGATGATGCGATCGCATGGTGTTTACTAGCCTTGGTTCTCGCCAGTATCAAAAGCTCTATTAATGTGGCGATTATTGCGATCGGTGGCACATTAGCCTATGTGATCTTCATGTGGTTTTTTGGTCAACGCCTTCTCCGTATCTTTAGTTATTGGACAAGACGTGATGGGGAGGTGACGATTCAGACTTTAACCTTTGTGTTTATTACCATGATGGTTTGCGCCTATTACACCGATTTTGTCGGTGTTCATGCCATTTTTGGTGCATTTGTTTTAGGTATTGTCATGCCACGTGGTCATTTTGCCGAATCTGTCCATAAGCATCTGGAATATCTCACCACCTCATTACTAGTACCGATTTTCTTCGTATTTTCGGGGCTAAATACACAACTGGGGCTACTGAATTCACCCCATTTATGGGCGATCGCTTTGCTAATTATCCTGATTGCGGTACTGGGCAAAGGGCTAGCCTGTACGCTTGCGGCTAAATATTCAGGTGAAAATTGGCGTAATTCGATGACCGTGGGGGCTTTGATGAATACGCGGGGGATGATGGAATTAATTATTTTAAATATTGGTTTAGAGCAGGGTTTAATCACACCAACTTTATTTACGATCATGGTAATTATGGCGATCGTTACCACAGTCATGTGTTCACCACTAGTGACCTTTTTAGTAGATTCATCTCAACAATAG
- a CDS encoding type II toxin-antitoxin system VapC family toxin: MIVLDTHIWIWWVHGDSNLSQTAAATIQSQESSAIGVSVISCWEIAKLVEYNRLTLPCELAEWFEKALSYPAIQLLDLTPQIAIASTQLVGFHRDPADQIITATAKVLGCPLVTADTKILNYSGVETIA; the protein is encoded by the coding sequence ATGATTGTATTAGATACGCATATTTGGATCTGGTGGGTGCATGGAGACTCCAATCTTAGTCAAACTGCGGCTGCGACTATTCAGAGTCAAGAGTCTTCAGCGATCGGGGTTAGTGTCATTTCTTGTTGGGAGATTGCAAAATTAGTTGAGTATAATCGCTTGACTCTTCCCTGCGAACTTGCGGAATGGTTTGAAAAGGCTTTGTCTTACCCAGCGATTCAATTATTAGATCTCACGCCGCAGATTGCCATTGCTTCAACTCAGTTGGTCGGGTTTCATCGAGATCCTGCGGATCAGATTATTACTGCAACGGCTAAGGTTTTAGGATGTCCGTTGGTTACTGCGGATACAAAGATTTTGAATTATTCGGGGGTAGAGACAATTGCATGA
- a CDS encoding Rpn family recombination-promoting nuclease/putative transposase codes for MRTDTIFFQLFQTFDGLLFELVGLPPETAAGYRFTSVEIKEKAFRFDGIFIPEALDKNIWFVEVQFQKRAEFYWEFVGEIFLYLSQYKPEQDWQAVAIFAKRNIEPEVPKQFRTLFTDGHIGRIYLDELPENQSLHLELVRLIVAPKKETVALAKRLAGQVGQVDRERMIEFIETVMLYKFPQMSREEVEAMFTLGDLKKTRVYREAKLEGKLEGKLEGKLEGKLEGEKIGTQRGQILGLKQAVVRLLTRKFGKVTLKTLKRLDKLSAEQLEDLAEAVLDFEKVADLEAWLSRRK; via the coding sequence ATGCGAACTGACACGATCTTTTTTCAGCTATTTCAAACCTTTGATGGCTTGCTATTTGAGTTGGTGGGATTACCACCCGAAACAGCAGCAGGATATCGCTTTACTTCTGTGGAAATTAAGGAAAAAGCCTTTCGCTTCGATGGCATCTTTATACCAGAAGCATTGGATAAAAATATTTGGTTTGTGGAGGTGCAATTTCAAAAACGAGCAGAATTTTATTGGGAGTTTGTTGGCGAGATATTTCTGTATTTGAGCCAATACAAGCCTGAGCAAGATTGGCAAGCTGTCGCGATATTTGCAAAGCGCAATATTGAGCCTGAAGTACCAAAACAATTTAGAACACTGTTTACTGATGGACATATTGGACGGATATATCTGGATGAGTTACCAGAAAATCAGTCGTTGCATTTAGAACTAGTGAGGCTGATCGTTGCCCCGAAGAAAGAAACAGTAGCTTTAGCAAAGCGGTTGGCTGGTCAGGTGGGGCAAGTAGATCGCGAGAGGATGATAGAATTTATTGAGACAGTTATGCTGTACAAGTTTCCCCAAATGAGTCGAGAGGAGGTTGAAGCGATGTTTACGTTAGGTGATCTCAAAAAAACAAGGGTTTATCGGGAGGCAAAGCTTGAGGGCAAGCTTGAGGGCAAACTTGAGGGTAAACTTGAGGGTAAACTTGAGGGTGAAAAGATTGGGACACAGCGTGGTCAAATACTAGGACTGAAGCAAGCTGTAGTAAGACTATTAACTCGGAAGTTTGGTAAGGTGACGCTGAAGACGCTTAAGCGGTTAGATAAGCTATCAGCGGAGCAGTTGGAGGATTTGGCGGAGGCGGTGTTGGATTTTGAGAAGGTAGCGGATTTGGAAGCATGGTTGTCAAGAAGAAAGTAG